The following are encoded together in the Flavihumibacter fluvii genome:
- a CDS encoding DUF3127 domain-containing protein, producing MDINGKIIQLLGVTTGQGKNGPWKKQDFILETGDAYPKKVCIAVWGDKIDMSQFRIGDPVQVSFDVESREYNGRWYTDVKAWKVVGQGQGSIDGPAPAFSGPIDQMPEDDLPF from the coding sequence ATGGATATCAACGGAAAAATAATTCAGTTACTTGGCGTTACGACCGGGCAGGGTAAAAACGGTCCATGGAAAAAACAGGATTTCATTCTCGAAACCGGGGATGCCTACCCAAAAAAAGTTTGTATTGCTGTTTGGGGAGATAAAATAGACATGAGCCAATTCAGGATTGGAGACCCGGTTCAAGTATCCTTTGATGTTGAAAGCCGGGAATATAACGGGCGCTGGTACACGGATGTAAAAGCATGGAAAGTAGTTGGACAAGGCCAGGGAAGCATTGACGGCCCGGCACCAGCATTCAGCGGTCCTATCGACCAGATGCCAGAGGATGACCTGCCATTCTAA
- a CDS encoding lipocalin family protein, whose amino-acid sequence MPTNSSRKVSYMFLIALFNLAIACNKNEDKPATKTELLMTAPWKLTAQVFHGDYDGDGVVDPVDTDMYADLDACDKDDLTTFKANGVGELNEGATKCDASDPQTQSFAWALKENETILNFEGLDFTIVELSATTLKVSLTDPFEEGTTDKITVTFTH is encoded by the coding sequence ATGCCAACAAATTCGTCCAGGAAGGTATCCTACATGTTCCTCATTGCGCTTTTCAACCTGGCCATTGCCTGTAATAAAAATGAGGACAAGCCTGCTACAAAAACAGAATTGCTGATGACTGCTCCCTGGAAATTAACCGCCCAGGTTTTTCATGGTGATTATGATGGCGATGGGGTGGTGGATCCGGTAGATACTGATATGTATGCAGATCTGGATGCCTGTGACAAGGATGACCTGACAACATTTAAAGCAAATGGTGTAGGTGAACTCAATGAAGGGGCGACAAAATGCGATGCCTCAGATCCCCAAACACAATCATTTGCATGGGCATTAAAAGAAAATGAAACCATCCTGAATTTTGAGGGACTCGATTTTACTATTGTTGAATTATCTGCAACCACACTGAAAGTTTCCCTTACCGATCCTTTTGAAGAGGGGACAACGGATAAAATAACCGTCACCTTTACCCACTAA
- a CDS encoding amidophosphoribosyltransferase yields MSDPIKHECGLAFIRLRKPFSYYLQEHGTVMYGLNKLYLLMEKQHNRGQDGAGIAAVKLNVEPGYPFLHRLRSVATQAIADLFRQVGEEIQDFEKYQPDIRKHPGLLKGHVRFMGELLLGHLRYGTQGKNNVEFCHPFIKRNTIQSRNLALAGNFNLVNTEELFGLVNIDPGVFQKQSDLAAMMEVVHHFLVQADEVNPGHPDIAAVLRNASKWFDGGYHFGGLVGNGDSFVMRDAHGIRPSYYYVSDDVIVAASERAAIRTSFNVGENEVKELMPGQALIVYADGRYSVEQILEPKERKACSFERIYFSRGNDEKIYRERSQLGYNLRDAVLKSIDYDLKNTIFSFIPNTAEVAFYGLVKGMEDYMNQIKVQRILSWGKDFDEEKLTEMINRKIRIEKIAIKDVKMRTFITEDSNRNEMVQHVYDVTYGTVKPKQDTLVVIDDSIVRGTTLKESIVRMLSRLNPKKIIVISSAPQIRYPDCYGIDMSKLGDFIAFRAAIALIKEKGMDHLLESLHEEAKELSRTGQLHSKNIVKELYQPFTAEEISAKVAQLITPSDIELKVEVIFQTIESLHHACPTNTGDWYFTGNYPTSGGNKVVNNAFLNYMEGKNVRGY; encoded by the coding sequence ATGAGCGACCCAATAAAGCATGAATGTGGACTGGCATTCATTCGTTTACGCAAACCATTCTCTTATTATTTGCAGGAACATGGAACGGTGATGTATGGGCTGAATAAGCTCTACCTGCTGATGGAAAAGCAACATAACAGGGGGCAGGACGGGGCTGGAATTGCTGCAGTAAAGTTAAATGTTGAGCCGGGGTATCCATTTTTACATCGTTTAAGAAGTGTCGCCACCCAGGCTATCGCCGATCTTTTCAGGCAGGTAGGGGAAGAAATCCAGGATTTTGAAAAATACCAGCCCGATATCCGTAAGCACCCGGGCCTGCTCAAAGGTCATGTGAGGTTTATGGGTGAATTGCTCCTTGGGCACCTGCGTTATGGCACACAAGGCAAAAACAATGTGGAATTTTGTCACCCTTTTATTAAAAGAAATACGATCCAATCGAGAAACCTTGCACTTGCAGGGAATTTCAACCTGGTAAATACTGAAGAGTTATTCGGATTGGTAAATATTGATCCGGGTGTCTTCCAAAAACAAAGTGACCTTGCCGCGATGATGGAAGTGGTGCACCATTTCCTGGTACAGGCCGATGAAGTAAACCCTGGCCATCCGGATATCGCTGCCGTGCTTCGTAATGCAAGCAAATGGTTTGACGGCGGGTATCACTTCGGCGGACTAGTTGGAAATGGAGATAGTTTTGTAATGCGTGATGCCCATGGCATCCGTCCTTCATATTATTATGTTTCAGACGATGTGATTGTTGCTGCTTCCGAACGAGCGGCAATCCGCACCAGCTTTAATGTTGGTGAAAATGAAGTGAAGGAACTGATGCCCGGCCAGGCTTTGATCGTATATGCGGATGGCCGTTATAGTGTAGAGCAAATCCTGGAACCTAAAGAGCGCAAGGCCTGCAGTTTCGAAAGGATCTATTTCTCCCGCGGAAATGATGAAAAAATTTACCGCGAAAGAAGCCAGCTCGGCTATAACCTTCGTGATGCGGTGCTCAAATCCATCGATTACGACCTCAAGAATACCATCTTCTCTTTCATCCCGAATACAGCAGAAGTTGCATTTTACGGACTTGTAAAAGGCATGGAAGATTATATGAACCAGATTAAAGTGCAGCGGATCCTGTCCTGGGGAAAAGACTTTGATGAAGAGAAGCTCACAGAAATGATCAACCGAAAGATCAGGATCGAAAAAATTGCCATCAAGGATGTGAAGATGCGCACCTTCATTACCGAAGACTCCAACCGGAATGAAATGGTGCAACACGTGTATGATGTCACATATGGCACCGTAAAGCCAAAGCAGGATACCCTTGTAGTGATTGATGATTCTATTGTGCGGGGCACCACCCTGAAGGAAAGTATCGTCCGCATGCTGAGCCGGCTTAACCCAAAAAAGATTATCGTTATTTCTTCCGCCCCGCAGATCAGGTACCCGGATTGCTACGGTATCGATATGAGTAAACTCGGTGATTTTATTGCTTTCCGTGCTGCTATTGCACTGATTAAGGAAAAAGGCATGGACCATCTGCTGGAAAGCCTCCACGAAGAGGCAAAGGAATTATCCCGGACTGGCCAGCTACATAGTAAAAATATTGTTAAAGAACTTTACCAGCCCTTCACGGCGGAAGAAATCTCTGCAAAGGTCGCCCAGCTGATTACCCCTTCTGATATTGAGTTAAAAGTTGAAGTGATCTTCCAGACCATTGAATCGCTGCACCATGCTTGTCCAACGAACACAGGGGACTGGTATTTTACCGGTAACTACCCTACTTCAGGTGGTAACAAGGTGGTTAATAACGCCTTCCTCAATTACATGGAAGGTAAAAATGTACGGGGATATTGA
- a CDS encoding SixA phosphatase family protein yields MKTLYVVRHAKSSWGDLTTPDFDRPLSDRGQRNAPEMAQRLLSRGFRIDAFVTSTARRAMQTSLYFIKAYGRSPEELILREDLYHAPAEVYFSVVAQQDDKYSSIAIFGHNPGISAFVNELTTTRIDDMPTCAIFAVQADVRHWAEFPAAKKQFLFFDTPKQG; encoded by the coding sequence ATGAAGACCTTATATGTAGTGAGGCATGCAAAAAGCAGCTGGGGTGACTTAACAACACCAGATTTTGATCGACCATTAAGTGATCGCGGGCAGCGTAATGCGCCAGAAATGGCGCAGCGTTTGCTTTCCAGGGGCTTCAGGATTGATGCCTTTGTGACCAGCACGGCCAGGCGCGCCATGCAAACCTCCCTGTATTTTATTAAAGCATATGGCCGGTCTCCTGAAGAGCTGATTCTTCGTGAAGACCTTTACCATGCCCCGGCTGAAGTCTATTTTTCTGTTGTTGCACAACAGGATGACAAGTACTCATCCATCGCAATATTTGGCCATAATCCGGGCATCAGCGCTTTTGTAAATGAACTGACAACAACCAGGATCGATGACATGCCTACCTGTGCCATTTTTGCGGTCCAGGCTGATGTCAGGCACTGGGCAGAATTCCCCGCAGCAAAAAAGCAGTTTTTATTTTTTGATACACCTAAACAGGGTTAG
- a CDS encoding DMT family transporter: MSRDLQPHLAVLAANLFFGINFSAVQHITQGYIPPFALNYIRVAVCVLLFWVLLLAYPGRIGIKRAHIPRFILCAITGIVITQLLFIKGLSLTFSIHAALLELATPIFIGFAAVWIDKEALTSWKLTGLALGIAGAVFLVAGNGHEGKAENMLFGNILVIISAISYAFYFALVKPLMEEYKPIHVMRWVFTIGLPFVALIGWSEFRTIHWERFAGLEWMSLAMIVFGATFFAYLFNLYGISKLGAGVTGSYIYTQPIFATIIAVVFLGEELAMNKILAAILIISGVWLVGRKSPNPV, encoded by the coding sequence TTGAGCCGCGATCTCCAACCACACCTGGCTGTCCTGGCAGCCAATCTCTTCTTCGGGATCAATTTCAGCGCTGTTCAGCATATTACCCAGGGATATATTCCACCATTTGCCCTTAATTATATCAGGGTAGCCGTTTGTGTGTTGTTGTTCTGGGTTCTATTATTGGCCTATCCCGGCAGGATTGGGATTAAAAGAGCACATATCCCGCGATTTATACTTTGTGCTATCACCGGCATTGTGATAACACAATTGCTCTTTATAAAGGGACTTTCGCTGACATTTAGTATTCATGCAGCCCTGCTGGAACTGGCTACACCCATATTTATAGGTTTTGCAGCCGTATGGATCGATAAGGAAGCCCTGACCTCCTGGAAGTTAACCGGGCTTGCCCTGGGTATTGCAGGAGCGGTTTTTTTGGTGGCCGGTAATGGCCACGAGGGAAAGGCAGAAAATATGCTTTTTGGAAATATCCTGGTGATTATCAGTGCCATTTCCTATGCTTTTTATTTTGCCCTTGTAAAACCCTTAATGGAGGAATACAAGCCCATACATGTGATGCGGTGGGTATTTACCATTGGATTGCCCTTTGTAGCCCTTATAGGTTGGTCCGAATTCCGGACCATTCACTGGGAGCGTTTCGCCGGACTTGAATGGATGTCCCTGGCCATGATTGTTTTTGGCGCAACCTTTTTCGCCTACCTGTTCAATTTATATGGCATCAGTAAACTGGGTGCGGGGGTCACGGGTTCATATATTTATACCCAACCGATTTTCGCCACCATTATTGCGGTTGTTTTCCTTGGGGAAGAGCTCGCTATGAATAAAATCCTGGCGGCAATACTGATTATTTCGGGCGTGTGGCTGGTGGGAAGGAAAAGTCCTAACCCTGTTTAG
- a CDS encoding glycosyl transferase family 28 → MRHFSDFPQNISQNARILVAPLDWGLGHASRCIPLIGRLINEKNAQVTVAATGAQRAIINEAFPNISFLTPPLYDIKYHKNRAVTVARLVFSMPGILWTIRAEANWLDTILDAQAFDAIISDNRYGLSCSTIPSYLVTHQLLVKTAFGDGVNHLVQRRLYKLINRFTECWVPDFEKEPSLAGELSHPALLPAIPVRYLGPLSRLTTPEPNSNTQLLVLLSGPEPQRTILEKLVIKQWSARPGESMVLVRGLPLEKANLPNIPNARVYNHLSVAGFSQEVANARAILCRSGYSSIMDLIPLKKQCFMVATPGQTEQEYLSGFLASQGRITAIDQNKLQVSELLAAIQ, encoded by the coding sequence GTGCGCCATTTTTCTGATTTTCCACAAAATATTTCACAAAACGCCAGAATCCTGGTGGCTCCGCTCGATTGGGGACTGGGTCACGCCAGCCGATGCATACCCCTTATAGGGCGCCTGATCAATGAAAAGAATGCGCAGGTTACCGTTGCTGCCACTGGTGCACAGCGGGCTATAATCAATGAAGCATTCCCAAATATCTCTTTTCTCACACCGCCCCTATACGATATAAAATACCACAAAAACCGAGCCGTAACCGTTGCCAGGCTTGTATTTTCAATGCCTGGCATCCTGTGGACCATTAGGGCGGAGGCCAACTGGCTTGATACCATATTAGATGCCCAGGCCTTCGATGCCATCATTAGTGACAACCGGTATGGGTTATCCTGTTCCACCATCCCCTCCTACCTGGTCACCCACCAGTTACTGGTAAAAACGGCTTTTGGGGATGGCGTTAACCACCTGGTTCAACGACGCCTGTATAAACTGATCAACCGGTTTACAGAATGCTGGGTGCCCGATTTTGAAAAGGAGCCATCGCTGGCGGGCGAATTATCGCATCCGGCACTCCTGCCTGCTATCCCGGTCCGTTACCTGGGTCCGCTTAGCCGGCTCACTACACCAGAACCCAATAGCAACACCCAGTTGTTGGTCCTGCTTTCGGGTCCGGAACCGCAAAGGACCATCCTGGAAAAGCTGGTTATCAAACAATGGTCCGCCCGGCCAGGGGAATCCATGGTACTGGTGCGGGGCTTGCCCCTTGAAAAGGCCAATCTTCCCAATATTCCCAATGCCCGGGTGTATAATCACCTGTCCGTTGCCGGGTTTTCCCAGGAAGTGGCCAATGCGCGGGCCATCCTTTGCAGGAGTGGGTATAGCAGTATTATGGACCTTATTCCGCTCAAAAAACAATGTTTTATGGTAGCAACACCCGGACAAACAGAACAGGAATACCTTTCCGGCTTTCTAGCCAGCCAGGGCCGGATTACCGCCATTGACCAAAACAAATTGCAGGTTTCCGAGCTTCTCGCAGCGATCCAATAA